A region of Ornithodoros turicata isolate Travis chromosome 5, ASM3712646v1, whole genome shotgun sequence DNA encodes the following proteins:
- the LOC135396149 gene encoding uncharacterized protein LOC135396149: MMSYRICFVVFAPAILCSILVDSCDEVNICTQEQCKTAPLCPSSRRNVRNCVMHHGGGTICYCFPDCVNNIHQCQRSTICDRVRCAYYPSNATHTFVHPTGKCNCCGELIDNCVLHQLISRGCRSFL, translated from the exons ATGATGTCCTACAG GATATGCTTCGTAGTGTTTGCGCCAGCCATTTTATGCAGCATTTTAGTGGACTCGTGTGATGAGGTCAACATCTGCACCCAGGAACAGTGTAAAACTGCTCCCTTGTGTCCATCGTCCAGGCGCAATGTGCGTAATTGTGTGATGCATCACGGAGGCGGGACAATTTGCTACTGCTTCCCTGACTGCGTAAACAACATTC ATCAATGCCAAAGAAGTACGATATGTGACCGTGTCCGTTGCGCGTACTACCCATCCAATGCCACCCATACCTTTGTCCATCCAACTGGAAAGTGCAACTGCTGCGGTGAACTGATCG ATAACTGTGTACTGCATCAGCTGATTTCTCGAGGTTGTAGGAGCTTTTTGTAA
- the LOC135394623 gene encoding uncharacterized protein LOC135394623 — protein MMSCRVCLVLLVSAILCSIVVESCDEVNLCTAEECKTAPLCQTDEDHEHKCVKHEEGGTTCYCFPHCVENIKQCEKSTICDSVRCAYYPSNATHTFVHPTGKCNCCGELLDNCELQQLISEGCQDF, from the exons ATGATGTCCTGCAG GGTATGCCTCGTATTGTTGGTGTCTGCAATATTGTGCAGCATCGTGGTAGAGTCATGTGATGAGGTCAACCTCTGCACCGCGGAAGAATGTAAAACTGCCCCCTTGTGTCAAACAGACGAAGATCATGAGCACAAATGCGTGAAGCATGAGGAAGGCGGGACAACTTGCTACTGCTTCCCTCACTGCGTAGAGAACATTA AACAATGCGAAAAGAGTACGATATGTGACAGTGTCCGTTGTGCGTACTACCCATCCAATGCCACCCATACTTTTGTCCATCCAACTGGAAAGTGCAACTGCTGCGGTGAACTGCTCG ATAACTGTGAGCTGCAACAGCTGATATCTGAGGGTTGTCAGGACTTTTAA
- the LOC135394620 gene encoding uncharacterized protein LOC135394620 isoform X2 yields MMSCRVCLVLFAPAILCSLLVESCDTVNVCSAEQCKTAPLCQSNKDHEHKCVKHEEGGTTCYCFPHCVKNINQCQESTICLVTLCASYQSNATHTVVPPTGKCNCCAELLDNCILHQLISQGCESF; encoded by the exons ATGATGTCCTGCAG GGTATGCCTCGTACTGTTCGCGCCAGCCATATTGTGCAGCCTCTTGGTGGAGTCGTGCGACACGGTCAACGTCTGCTCCGCTGAACAGTGTAAAACCGCTCCCTTGTGTCAATCGAACAAAGACCATGAGCACAAATGTGTGAAGCACGAAGAAGGCGGGACAACATGCTATTGCTTCCCTCATTGCGTAAAGAACATTA ACCAATGCCAAGAGAGTACCATATGTCTCGTAACTCTCTGTGCGTCCTATCAGTCCAATGCGACCCATACTGTGGTGCCTCCAACAGGAAAGTGCAACTGCTGCGCGGAGCTGCTCG ATAACTGTATCCTGCATCAGCTGATTTCACAGGGTTGTGAGAGCTTTTAA
- the LOC135394622 gene encoding uncharacterized protein LOC135394622, whose protein sequence is MPKTVAIMMSYRICLVLLVSAILCCILVESCDEVNICSLEQCKTAPLCQSNRDNEHKCVKHQEGRKTCYCFPRCVENINECQKSTRCSYVFCAYYPSNATHTWVNPTGKCNCCGELIDNCELHQLIAQGCANF, encoded by the exons ATGCCGAAGACAGTTGCCATCATGATGTCCTACAG GATATGCCTCGTATTGTTGGTGTCGGCCATATTGTGCTGCATCTTGGTGGAGTCATGTGATGAAGTCAACATCTGCTCCCTGGAACAGTGTAAAACTGCCCCCTTGTGTCAATCGAACCGAGATAACGAGCACAAATGTGTGAAGCACCAGGAAGGCAGGAAAACTTGCTACTGCTTTCCCCGCTGCGTAGAGAACATTA ATGAATGCCAAAAAAGTACGAGGTGTAGCTATGTCTTTTGTGCGTACTATCCGTCCAATGCCACGCATACTTGGGTCAACCCAACTGGAAAGTGCAACTGCTGCGGTGAATTGATcg ATAACTGCGAGCTGCATCAGCTGATTGCTCAGGGGTGTGCGAACTTTTAA